A window of the Scleropages formosus chromosome 21, fSclFor1.1, whole genome shotgun sequence genome harbors these coding sequences:
- the LOC108924251 gene encoding PTB domain-containing engulfment adapter protein 1 isoform X1: protein MNRAFTRKKDKSWMHTPEALAKHYISYSAKFLGHTEVDQPKGTEVVRDAVRKLKFQRHIKKSEGQKIPKVELQISIYGVKILDPKTKNVQYNCQLHRMSFCADDKTDKRIFTFICKDSESNKHLCYVFDSEKCAEEITLTIGQAFDLAYKKFLESGGKDVETRKQIGSLQKRIQELETENSELKRQLQGLEEQLMVTRVSPAGSVSMKSPSTDIFDMVPFSPVSPLTSAPSSNGTPPLPPPTRPAGTRKDLFGAEPFDPFICGAADFPPDIQSKLDEMQEGFKMGLTVEGAVFSLDPLDSHC from the exons ATGAACAGGGCATTTACCAGAAAAAAAG acaaGTCATGGATGCACACACCAGAAGCGCTGGCGAAGCATTATATCTCATACAGTGCTAAA TTCCTCGGACATACAGAAGTTGACCAACCTAAAGGCACGGAAGTTGTACGGGATGCCGTTCGAAAGCTTAAG TTTCAAAGACATATCAAGAAatctgagggacagaagatTCCAAAAGTTGAATTACAAATCTCAATCTATGGAGTGAAAATATTAGACCCTAAAACAAAA AATGTCCAGTATAATTGTCAGTTACATAGGATGTCTTTCTGCGCCGATGACAAAACGGATAAAAGgatattcacatttatctgcAAAGATTCCGAGTCCAACAAACACCTATGCTATGTCTTCGACAGTGAAAAATGC gcAGAGGAGATTACTCTGACCATCGGTCAGGCCTTTGACCTGGCTTATAAGAAGTTTTTGGAGTCAGGGGGAAAGGACGTGGAGACTCGGAAGCAAATAGGAAGTTTGCAGAAAAGA ATTCAAGAATTAGAAACTGAAAATTCCGAGCTGAAACGACAGCTGCAAGGACTCGAGGAGCAGCTAATGGTAACACGAGTGTCACCC GCAGGAAGCGTTTCCATGAAAAGCCCATCGACTGACATTTTTGACATGGTGCCGTTTTCTCCTGTGTCCCCGCTGACATCGGCACCTTCCAGTAATGGAACACCTCCCTTGCCCCCTCCTACAAGACCTGCTGGAACAA gGAAAGATCTTTTTGGTGCTGAGCCTTTTGACCCGTTTATTTGTGGGGCAGCCGATTTTCCTCCCGACATTCAGTCCAAGCTGGATGAAATGCAG
- the LOC108924251 gene encoding PTB domain-containing engulfment adapter protein 1 isoform X2, whose translation MNRAFTRKKDKSWMHTPEALAKHYISYSAKFLGHTEVDQPKGTEVVRDAVRKLKFQRHIKKSEGQKIPKVELQISIYGVKILDPKTKNVQYNCQLHRMSFCADDKTDKRIFTFICKDSESNKHLCYVFDSEKCAEEITLTIGQAFDLAYKKFLESGGKDVETRKQIGSLQKRIQELETENSELKRQLQGLEEQLMVTRVSPAGSVSMKSPSTDIFDMVPFSPVSPLTSAPSSNGTPPLPPPTRPAGTRKDLFGAEPFDPFICGAADFPPDIQSKLDEMQRQRWRGSKWD comes from the exons ATGAACAGGGCATTTACCAGAAAAAAAG acaaGTCATGGATGCACACACCAGAAGCGCTGGCGAAGCATTATATCTCATACAGTGCTAAA TTCCTCGGACATACAGAAGTTGACCAACCTAAAGGCACGGAAGTTGTACGGGATGCCGTTCGAAAGCTTAAG TTTCAAAGACATATCAAGAAatctgagggacagaagatTCCAAAAGTTGAATTACAAATCTCAATCTATGGAGTGAAAATATTAGACCCTAAAACAAAA AATGTCCAGTATAATTGTCAGTTACATAGGATGTCTTTCTGCGCCGATGACAAAACGGATAAAAGgatattcacatttatctgcAAAGATTCCGAGTCCAACAAACACCTATGCTATGTCTTCGACAGTGAAAAATGC gcAGAGGAGATTACTCTGACCATCGGTCAGGCCTTTGACCTGGCTTATAAGAAGTTTTTGGAGTCAGGGGGAAAGGACGTGGAGACTCGGAAGCAAATAGGAAGTTTGCAGAAAAGA ATTCAAGAATTAGAAACTGAAAATTCCGAGCTGAAACGACAGCTGCAAGGACTCGAGGAGCAGCTAATGGTAACACGAGTGTCACCC GCAGGAAGCGTTTCCATGAAAAGCCCATCGACTGACATTTTTGACATGGTGCCGTTTTCTCCTGTGTCCCCGCTGACATCGGCACCTTCCAGTAATGGAACACCTCCCTTGCCCCCTCCTACAAGACCTGCTGGAACAA gGAAAGATCTTTTTGGTGCTGAGCCTTTTGACCCGTTTATTTGTGGGGCAGCCGATTTTCCTCCCGACATTCAGTCCAAGCTGGATGAAATGCAG CGTCAAAGATG